From Levilactobacillus zymae, a single genomic window includes:
- a CDS encoding IS5-like element ISLpl3 family transposase (programmed frameshift), which yields MTTPKRYELEDAQWDRIKGYFPPYRTGRPSSLDNRTALNAILWLMRSGAPWRDLPERYGSWKTVYSRFRAWVSSGLFEQVFLELIDNPDMENLSLDSTIVRAHQKATGGKKNAECMVENQAIGLSRGGRTTKIHALVDGLGNPLGFRLTGGQVHDSQVASELLEGFDISQSNIIADKAYGTAKLRQYIKDKAAVYTIPPKENTKDKWTCDYHVYCERHLIENFFNQLKNFRRIATRYDKLAHVYLATVYIASICILLK from the exons ATGACAACACCTAAACGATACGAACTGGAAGATGCTCAGTGGGACCGAATCAAAGGATACTTCCCGCCATACCGGACTGGCCGTCCATCAAGCCTAGACAACCGTACCGCCCTCAACGCTATCCTCTGGCTCATGCGCAGCGGGGCTCCTTGGCGTGATCTACCTGAACGCTATGGCTCTTGGAAAACGGTGTATAGTCGCTTCCGAGCCTGGGTAAGTTCAGGCTTGTTCGAACAGGTTTTTCTCGAATTGATTGACAATCCCGACATGGAAAACTTGAGCTTAGATTCAACGATCGTTCGAGCGCATCAAAAGGCCACTGGGG GCAAAAAAAACGCCGAATGTATGGTCGAAAATCAAGCTATTGGACTAAGTCGAGGTGGCCGAACGACCAAGATTCACGCACTCGTTGACGGATTAGGGAATCCCTTGGGTTTTCGCCTAACAGGTGGTCAAGTACATGATAGCCAAGTTGCCAGTGAGTTGCTGGAAGGCTTCGATATTTCTCAATCAAATATTATCGCGGATAAAGCCTATGGCACCGCGAAACTTCGCCAGTATATTAAAGATAAAGCAGCCGTCTATACCATTCCGCCAAAGGAAAATACCAAAGACAAGTGGACCTGTGATTACCACGTTTATTGTGAGCGCCATTTGATTGAGAACTTCTTCAATCAGTTGAAGAACTTTCGTAGGATTGCAACGCGTTATGATAAGCTCGCTCATGTTTATCTGGCTACGGTTTACATTGCCTCAATTTGCATCTTACTTAAGTAG
- a CDS encoding DapH/DapD/GlmU-related protein: MSVAEIAAQQAAIDRNQLLVQKLNTGQHQPAEIRAVVGELTGQPLDPSVEIRLPFYTDYGRNLTIGKRVMINDQVQFTDLGGITLADDVLIGLGAALITVNHQLNPAHRRALTVAPITVERNAWIGAKAIILPGVTVGSDAVVAAGAVVTQDVPANAVVAGVPAKVIKII, from the coding sequence ATGAGTGTGGCGGAGATTGCCGCTCAGCAAGCGGCCATCGATCGCAACCAGTTATTAGTACAGAAATTAAATACGGGCCAGCACCAACCGGCTGAGATTCGCGCGGTGGTGGGGGAGCTGACGGGGCAACCGCTAGACCCTTCCGTCGAGATTCGCTTACCATTCTACACGGATTACGGGCGGAACTTGACCATTGGCAAACGCGTCATGATTAATGACCAGGTGCAGTTTACCGATTTAGGCGGCATCACCTTGGCCGACGACGTGTTGATTGGTCTGGGTGCCGCGTTGATCACGGTCAACCATCAGTTGAATCCGGCCCACCGTCGGGCTTTGACGGTGGCTCCGATTACGGTTGAACGCAATGCCTGGATTGGCGCCAAGGCGATTATCTTGCCGGGCGTCACGGTGGGGTCAGACGCGGTGGTCGCGGCCGGTGCGGTCGTGACCCAGGACGTGCCGGCCAATGCCGTAGTGGCGGGTGTGCCCGCTAAAGTCATCAAGATTATTTAA
- a CDS encoding SDR family oxidoreductase: MSIENKVVVITGSSSGIGAATAKLLAAKGAKVVLGARREDRLAALAQTIGENARYHVTDVTDRQSVHDLIQLAVSEFGRVDVLYNNAGTMPQGNLSDREYDKWQLMLDVNVMGVLNGIGEVLPVMQAQHDGQIISTDSVAGHVVYPASAVYNGTKYAVRAIMEGLRQEEKGHGIRSTIVSPGAVRTELVKTIGNAAIEAGISQLMNSEEASGLALDPEDIANAVLFAIDQPKHVAISEVLVRPAEQEV, from the coding sequence ATGAGTATCGAAAATAAAGTAGTTGTGATTACCGGATCTTCCAGTGGGATTGGGGCGGCGACGGCCAAGCTGTTAGCAGCCAAGGGCGCCAAGGTCGTCTTAGGGGCCCGGCGCGAAGACCGGTTAGCCGCCTTGGCCCAGACCATCGGGGAGAACGCACGGTACCACGTAACAGACGTGACCGATCGGCAATCCGTGCACGACCTGATTCAGCTGGCCGTGAGTGAATTTGGTCGGGTCGACGTTTTGTACAATAACGCCGGCACCATGCCCCAAGGCAACCTCAGTGACCGCGAATACGACAAATGGCAGCTGATGTTAGACGTCAACGTGATGGGCGTGCTGAACGGTATCGGTGAAGTGCTGCCAGTGATGCAGGCCCAACACGACGGTCAGATCATTAGTACTGATTCCGTGGCCGGTCACGTGGTCTATCCCGCCTCGGCCGTTTACAACGGCACCAAGTACGCGGTGCGGGCGATCATGGAAGGCTTACGCCAGGAAGAAAAGGGCCACGGGATTCGTTCGACCATCGTGTCTCCCGGGGCCGTGCGGACGGAACTGGTCAAAACGATTGGGAATGCCGCCATCGAAGCGGGCATTAGCCAATTGATGAACAGTGAAGAAGCCAGCGGCCTGGCGCTAGATCCCGAAGACATTGCCAACGCCGTGTTGTTCGCCATCGACCAACCCAAGCATGTGGCCATCAGTGAGGTCTTGGTCCGGCCGGCGGAACAGGAAGTTTAA